Proteins co-encoded in one Arachis hypogaea cultivar Tifrunner chromosome 13, arahy.Tifrunner.gnm2.J5K5, whole genome shotgun sequence genomic window:
- the LOC112736481 gene encoding receptor-like serine/threonine-protein kinase NCRK isoform X2, whose amino-acid sequence MKLKLRVALAIIFVLLSIEHSFSDEPSDTYGLNKWKCTCAFQGNQSYSIANCSKSCDCRSDAEETSSIWTCLCNPNGFPQMGVASANGHNHNCFSACNCTWGTNSLPLGSKKHISSKTVVVILLICVVCTTIAFLTSVLCYVYRRDRCPIQSPIFSPDKETSSGSTANLISHRTVTSSVAETKFAIDSPVSNMTGCFQKASFLFGIQRETFHGNIIQFSFAELENATENFLGSNLIGLGGSSYVYRGRLKDGSIVAVKRLKDPGGPEADSAFFKEIELLSRLHHCHLVPLLGYCSELKGRHFQRLLVFEYMSNGNLRDWLDGVSAKNLDWTTRVTIAIGAARGLEYLHEAAAPRILHRDVKSTNILLDENWQAKITDLGMAKNVRADDHPSCSNSPARMQGTFGYFAPEYAIVGRASLESDVFSFGVVLLELISGRQPIYKTTGKEESLVIWAAPRLQDSRRVILELVDPQLKRDFPEEEVQIMAYLAKECLLLDPETRPSMSEVVQILSSISPDKSRRRRNIPASLFL is encoded by the exons ATGAAGCTCAAGCTCAGAGTTGCTCTTGCTATCATCTTCGTCTTGCTCTCGATTGAGCACTCATTTTCTG aTGAGCCTTCTGATACCTATGGCCTAAACAAGTGGAAATGTACATGTGCTTTCCAAGGGAACCAGAGCTACTCTATTGCAAATTGTTCTAAGTCATGTGATTGCCGTTCGG ATGCTGAAGAGACTTCATCTATATGGACATGCTTATGTAATCCCAATGGATTCCCCCAAATGGGAGTGGCATCAGCAAATGGCCACAACCATAATTGCTTCAGTGCCTGCAACTGTACCTGGG GAACTAACAGCTTGCCACTAGGTTCAAAGAAACACATCTCCAGCAAGACTGTTGTAGTTATTCTACTAATATGTGTTGTCTGTACGACCATTGCATTTCTTACCTCAGTCCTATGCTATGTCTACCGAAGGGACAGATGTCCTATTCAATCACCAATATTTTCACCGGATAAGGAAACAAGTAGTGGTAGCACTGCCAACTTAATTAGTCACAGGACAGTGACTTCTTCAGTGGCAGAAACAAAATTTGCTATTGATTCTCCTGTTAGTAATATGACAG GATGCTTTCAGAAAGCCTCTTTCTTGTTTGGGATCCAGAGGGAAACTTTTCATGGAAATATTATTCAATTTTCCTTTGCCGAACTAGAAAATGCCACTGAAAACTTTCTAGGCTCCAACCTAATTGGACTAGGTGGAAGTAGTTATGTATACCGCGGTCGTCTGAAAGATGGTAGTATCGTGGCAGTTAAGCGACTAAAAGATCCAGGAGGGCCAGAAGCAGACTCTGCATTTTTCAAAGAG ATTGAACTATTATCTAGACTTCATCATTGCCATTTGGTGCCTTTGCTTGGATACTGCTCAGAATTAAAAGGGAGACATTTTCAAAGGCTACTAGTATTCGAGTACATGTCTAATGGGAATTTGAGGGACTGGTTAGATGGAGTGTCTGCAAAAAATCTCGACTGGACCACACGCGTCACAATCGCAATTGGAGCCGCAAGGGGCTTGGAATATCTCCATGAAGCGGCTGCTCCAAGAATTCTTCATAGAGATGTCAAATCAACAAACATTCTTCTGGATGAAAATTGGCAAGCAAAG ATAACTGACCTTGGTATGGCTAAGAACGTGCGAGCGGATGATCACCCCAGCTGTTCGAATTCTCCAGCTAGAATGCAGGGAACATTTGGATATTTTGCACCCGAGTATGCTATTGTTGGGCGAGCCTCTCTTGAATCGGATGTTTTCAGTTTTGGGGTGGTTCTCCTTGAGCTTATCAGTGGTCGGCAACCAATCTATAAAACTACGGGCAAAGAAGAAAGCCTTGTTATTTGG GCTGCGCCCCGCTTACAGGATAGTAGGCGAGTAATATTGGAGTTGGTCGATCCACAACTGAAAAGAGACTTCCCGGAAGAAGAGGTACAGATTATGGCATACTTAGCAAAGGAATGTTTGTTGCTGGATCCGGAAACTCGTCCATCTATGAGTGAGGTTGTTCAAATTCTCTCAAGTATTTCGCCTGACAAATCGAGACGAAGAAGAAACATTCCAGCTAGCCTGTTCCTG TAG
- the LOC112736483 gene encoding exosome complex component RRP41-like, which yields MAGKGGSAPATYSPSPTTQKKKTSLFQEDWVRPDGRGFHQCRPAFFRTGAVNAASGSAYAEFGNTKIIVSVFGPRESKKAMMYSDIGRLNCNVSYTTFASPVRGQGSDHKEYTAMLHKALEGAIILESFPKTTVDVFALVLESGGSDLPVVISCASLALADAGIMMYDLVASVSVSCLSKNLVIDPIFEEENSQDGSLMITCMPSRYEITQLTFTGEWSTPKIDEGMQLCLDACAKLAKIMRSCLKEAASDSQE from the exons ATGGCCGGCAAAGGCGGAAGCGCTCCGGCGACGTACTCGCCGTCTCCGACCACTCAGAAGAAGAAAACTTCCCTTTTCCAAGAAGATTGGGTCCGACCTGATGGCCGTGGCTTCCACCAGTGCAGACCTGCTT TTTTCAGGACTGGTGCTGTGAATGCTGCATCAGGATCAGCCTATGCGGAGTTTGGAAACACCAAGATCATTGTATCTGT ATTCGGGCCTAGGGAGAGCAAGAAGGCAATGATGTACAGTGATATAGGGCGTTTAAATTGCAATGTTAGCTATACAACGTTTGCAAGTCCAGTTCGTGGAcag GGTTCAGACCACAAAGAATACACTGCAATGCTTCATAAAGCTTTGGAGGGTGCAATAATATTGGAATCTTTCCCCAAGACAACTGTGGATGTTTTTGCATTGGTGCTGGAATCTGGCGGCA gTGATCTCCCAGTTGTCATATCATGTGCTAGCCTTGCCCTGGCTGATGCTGGAATAATGATGTATGACCTCGTTGCATCAGTTTCTGTG TCCTGTCTCAGTAAGAATCTTGTCATTGATCCTATTTTTGAGGAGGAAAACTCCCAAGATGGAAGCTTGATGATTACGTGCATGCCTTCTCGCTATGAAATTACTCAACTTACATTTACTGGGGAATGGTCCACCCCAAAGATTGACGAG GGAATGCAGCTTTGCCTTGACGCTTGTGCAAAGCTTGCAAAGATTATGAGGTCATGTTTGAAAGAAGCTGCTTCTGATTCTCAGGAATAG
- the LOC112736481 gene encoding receptor-like serine/threonine-protein kinase NCRK isoform X1 produces the protein MKLKLRVALAIIFVLLSIEHSFSDEPSDTYGLNKWKCTCAFQGNQSYSIANCSKSCDCRSDAEETSSIWTCLCNPNGFPQMGVASANGHNHNCFSACNCTWGTNSLPLGSKKHISSKTVVVILLICVVCTTIAFLTSVLCYVYRRDRCPIQSPIFSPDKETSSGSTANLISHRTVTSSVAETKFAIDSPVSNMTGCFQKASFLFGIQRETFHGNIIQFSFAELENATENFLGSNLIGLGGSSYVYRGRLKDGSIVAVKRLKDPGGPEADSAFFKEIELLSRLHHCHLVPLLGYCSELKGRHFQRLLVFEYMSNGNLRDWLDGVSAKNLDWTTRVTIAIGAARGLEYLHEAAAPRILHRDVKSTNILLDENWQAKITDLGMAKNVRADDHPSCSNSPARMQGTFGYFAPEYAIVGRASLESDVFSFGVVLLELISGRQPIYKTTGKEESLVIWAAPRLQDSRRVILELVDPQLKRDFPEEEVQIMAYLAKECLLLDPETRPSMSEVVQILSSISPDKSRRRRNIPASLFLEPVEAERSPVHNSLQQDTDHRFWVGNKNKEANVDSAEHTENLTLLTSKSESCHVSEEEIVDLTEPRYESFCMANVNFS, from the exons ATGAAGCTCAAGCTCAGAGTTGCTCTTGCTATCATCTTCGTCTTGCTCTCGATTGAGCACTCATTTTCTG aTGAGCCTTCTGATACCTATGGCCTAAACAAGTGGAAATGTACATGTGCTTTCCAAGGGAACCAGAGCTACTCTATTGCAAATTGTTCTAAGTCATGTGATTGCCGTTCGG ATGCTGAAGAGACTTCATCTATATGGACATGCTTATGTAATCCCAATGGATTCCCCCAAATGGGAGTGGCATCAGCAAATGGCCACAACCATAATTGCTTCAGTGCCTGCAACTGTACCTGGG GAACTAACAGCTTGCCACTAGGTTCAAAGAAACACATCTCCAGCAAGACTGTTGTAGTTATTCTACTAATATGTGTTGTCTGTACGACCATTGCATTTCTTACCTCAGTCCTATGCTATGTCTACCGAAGGGACAGATGTCCTATTCAATCACCAATATTTTCACCGGATAAGGAAACAAGTAGTGGTAGCACTGCCAACTTAATTAGTCACAGGACAGTGACTTCTTCAGTGGCAGAAACAAAATTTGCTATTGATTCTCCTGTTAGTAATATGACAG GATGCTTTCAGAAAGCCTCTTTCTTGTTTGGGATCCAGAGGGAAACTTTTCATGGAAATATTATTCAATTTTCCTTTGCCGAACTAGAAAATGCCACTGAAAACTTTCTAGGCTCCAACCTAATTGGACTAGGTGGAAGTAGTTATGTATACCGCGGTCGTCTGAAAGATGGTAGTATCGTGGCAGTTAAGCGACTAAAAGATCCAGGAGGGCCAGAAGCAGACTCTGCATTTTTCAAAGAG ATTGAACTATTATCTAGACTTCATCATTGCCATTTGGTGCCTTTGCTTGGATACTGCTCAGAATTAAAAGGGAGACATTTTCAAAGGCTACTAGTATTCGAGTACATGTCTAATGGGAATTTGAGGGACTGGTTAGATGGAGTGTCTGCAAAAAATCTCGACTGGACCACACGCGTCACAATCGCAATTGGAGCCGCAAGGGGCTTGGAATATCTCCATGAAGCGGCTGCTCCAAGAATTCTTCATAGAGATGTCAAATCAACAAACATTCTTCTGGATGAAAATTGGCAAGCAAAG ATAACTGACCTTGGTATGGCTAAGAACGTGCGAGCGGATGATCACCCCAGCTGTTCGAATTCTCCAGCTAGAATGCAGGGAACATTTGGATATTTTGCACCCGAGTATGCTATTGTTGGGCGAGCCTCTCTTGAATCGGATGTTTTCAGTTTTGGGGTGGTTCTCCTTGAGCTTATCAGTGGTCGGCAACCAATCTATAAAACTACGGGCAAAGAAGAAAGCCTTGTTATTTGG GCTGCGCCCCGCTTACAGGATAGTAGGCGAGTAATATTGGAGTTGGTCGATCCACAACTGAAAAGAGACTTCCCGGAAGAAGAGGTACAGATTATGGCATACTTAGCAAAGGAATGTTTGTTGCTGGATCCGGAAACTCGTCCATCTATGAGTGAGGTTGTTCAAATTCTCTCAAGTATTTCGCCTGACAAATCGAGACGAAGAAGAAACATTCCAGCTAGCCTGTTCCTG GAACCAGTAGAAGCAGAAAGATCTCCAGTTCATAATTCATTGCAACAAGACACTGATCATAGATTCTGGGTtgggaacaaaaacaaagaagctAATGTAGATTCAGCTGAGCATACAGAGAATTTGACCCTCTTGACATCAAAATCCGAGAGTTGCCACGTGTCAGAAGAGGAAATAGTAGACCTAACTGAGCCGCGATACGAATCATTTTGCATGGCAaatgtcaatttctcatga